Part of the Scyliorhinus torazame isolate Kashiwa2021f chromosome 20, sScyTor2.1, whole genome shotgun sequence genome, TTTTGGAATGCACGGATTGTGACACAGGAAGGATTTCACCAGGACTTACTCCAATATGATTGGGCATTTCACTTCCCACGTGTTGATCTTGGATGATGTCTCCGAAGGGTAGCATGCAGAGGGGAAATGTGGACAAGGGGAATGCCAGTGTggggcaggaagagaagccattgccaaTCATTCTCTGGATGTAAATGGAGCTCAGGGAGAGCAGCTCTGGCATAATGATGCGGAGGGTGTTGTGGGAGCATTGGCTCTTGAGTAAGACGGGTTCATTGGGCTGTGGATGAGTCAGGTTGCAAACATGGCTGTGTGATGTAACTGCTCTTCAGTGGCAGGTGTCATCAAGTCCAATGCTTCCCAGATCCAGGAGGATCAGAGCACTGAGCGTGACAGTGCACAAGGTGGTTCATAGTGCTGTGTACTCCCTGCTATACAGACACTTATTCATGCCCTTGTTATCTCCAGACATGTTGTGGGAAGACAAGTGATTAGTATGTATTAACAACACTATTGGGACAATTCACACTGACGATAAGCATTTTTGAATGTATGTAATATAAGACAGTCATACTAAAGCAATTTCCAGAAAAATGATTAACAAATGGTCGTTCGGGATCTGAGACTCCTctcgtaatagaacatagaacatagaaaatacagcacagaacaggcccttcggcccacgatgttgtgccaaacctttgtcctagattaatcatagattatcatagaatttacagtgcagaaggaggccatttggcccattgagtctggaaagagcaccctacccaaggtcaacacctccacccaacactaagggcaattttggacaccaagggcaatttatcacagccaatccacctaacctgcacatctttagactgtgggaggaaaccggagcacccggaggaaacccacgcacacacggggagaacgtgcagactccgcacagatagtgacccaagccgggaatcgaacctgggaccctggagctgtgaagcaattgtgctatccacaatgctaccgtgctgcccttaagaacaaatcaatctacactatatcattttaccgtaatccatgcagctatccaatagctgcttgaaggtccctaatgtttccgactcatctacttccccaggcagtgcattccatacccccactaccctctgggtaaggaacctacctctgatatccctcctatatcttccacctttcaccttaaatttatgtccccttgtaatggtgtgttccacctggggaaaaagtctctgactgtctactctatctattcccctgatcatcttataaacctctatcaagtcgcccctcatccttctccgctctaatgagaaaaggcctagcaccctcaacctttcctcgtaagacctactctccattccaggcaacatcctggtaaatcttctttgcaccttttccagagcttccacatccttcctaaaatgaggtgaccagaactgtacacagtactccaaatgtggccttaccaaagttttgtacagctgcatcatctcctcacggctcttaaattcaatccctctgttaatgaacgcgagcacaccataggccttcttcacagctctatccacttgagtggcaactttcaaagatgtatgaacatagaccccaagatctctctgctcctccacattgccaagaactctactgttaaccctgtattccgcattcatatttgtccttccaaaatggacaacctcacacttttcagggttaaactccatctgccacttctcagcccagctctgcatcctatctatgtctctttgcagccgacaacagccctccttactgtccaccacttcaccaatcttcgtatcgtctgcaaatttactgacccacccttcaactccctcatccaagtcattaatgaaaatcacaaacagcagaggacccagaactgatccctgcggtacaccactggtaactgggatccaggatgaatatttgccatccaccaccactctctgacttctatcggttagccagttcgttatccaactggccaaatttccactatcccatgcctccttactttctgcagaagcctaccatggggaaccttatcaaatgccttactaaaatccatgtacactacatccactgctttaccttcatccacatgcttggtcacctcctcaaagaattcaataagatttgtaaggcaagccctacccctcacaaatccgtgctgactatccctaatcaagcagtgtctttccagatgctcagaaatcctatccctcagtaccctttccattactttgcctaccaccgaagtaagactaactggcctgtaattcccagggttatccctagtcccttttttgaacaggggcacgacattcgccactctccaatcccctggtaccacccctgttgacagtgaggacgaaaagatcattgtcaacggctctgcaatttcatctcttgcttcccatagaatccttggatatatcccgtcacgcccgggggacttgtctatcctcaagtttttcaaaatgcccaacacatcttccttcctatcaagtatttcctcgagcttaccagtctgtttcacactgtcctctccaacaatatcgcccctctcatttgtaaatacagaagaaaagtactcgttcaagacctctcctatctcttcagactcaatacacaatctcccgctactgtccttgatcggacctaccctcgctctagtcattctcatatttctcacatatgtgtaaaaggcataTGAtcaaggttttccttgatcctccccgccaaagattgttcatgccctctcttagctctcctaatccctttcttcagttccctcctggctatcttgtatccctccaatgccctgtctgaaccttgtttcctcagccttacataagtctcctttttcctcttaataagacattcaacctctcttgtcaaccatggttccctcactcgaccatctcttccctgcctgacagggacatacatatcaaggacacttagtacctgttccttgaacaagttccacatttcacttgtgtccttccctgacagcctatgttcccaacttatgcacttcaattcttgtctgacaacatcgtatttacccttcccccaattgtaaaccttgccctgttgcacgcacctatccctctccattactaaagtgaaagtcacagaattgtggtcactatctccaaaatgctcccccactaacaaatctatcacttgccctggtccatgaccaagtactaaatccaatattgcccctcctctggtcggacaatctacatactgtgttagaaaagcttcctggacacactgcacaaacagcaCCCCAtcgaaactatttgatcgaaagagtttccactcaatatttgggaagttaaagtcacccatgactactaccccgtgacttctgcacctttccaaaatctgtttcccaatctgttcctccacatctctgctactattggggggcctatagaaaactcctaacaaggtgactgctcctttcctatttctgacttcaacccatactacctcaatagggtgatactcctcgaactgcctttctgcagctgttatactatctctaattaataatgccaccccccccccccacctcttttaccaccctccctaatcttattgaaacatctataaccagggacctccaacaaccatttctgcccctcttctatccaagtttccgtgatggccaccacatcgtagtcccaagtaccgatccatgccttaagttcacccacctcattcctgatgcttcttgcgttgaagtatacacacttcaacccttctccctgcctgcaaatactctcctttgtcagtgttcccttccccactgcctcattacatgctttggcatcctgaatatcggctgccttagttgctggactacaaatccggttcccattcccctgccaaattagtttaaaccctcccgaagagtactagaaaacctccctcccaggatattggtgcccctctggttcagatgcaacccgtcctgcttgtacagatcccaccttccccagaatgcgctccaattatccaaatacctgaagccctccctcctacaccattcctgcagccacgtgttcaactgcactctctccctattcctagcctcgctatcacgtggcaccggcaacaaaccagagatgacaactctgtctgtcctggcttttaacttccagcctaactccctaaactcgtttattacctccacaccccttttcctacctacgtcgttggtaccaatgtgcaccacgacttctggctgctccccctcccccttaaggatcctgaagacacgatccgagacatccctggccctggcacccgggaggcaacataccttccgggagtctcgctcgcgaccacagaatctcctatcgattcccctaaccattgaatctccgacaactattgcttttcgGAGATTCAATGGAATTCAATGATTTCCactagtgggaaaaactagaaccagaggacaccatctcagactaaagggacgatcctttaaaacagagatgaggaggaatttcttcagccagaggatggtgaatctgtggaactctttgccgcagaaggctgtggaggccaattcactgagtgtctttaagacagagatagataggttcttgattaatgaggggatcaggggttatgtggagaaggcaggagaatggggatgagaaaaatatcagccttgattgaatggcggagcagactgtagccacctaaattggccaactcccgatttaaaatggcaaacggcaaaggctgatgggaaagtcagccaacaagacagaaaccagcggctgcaggtttgctgtgtatttacctctgcaaagaccagacaacatcgataccagcgaccatcagcataacaaagtaacagccatctgcatactgatgagcaatccccgggaacaacaagtaacattttggacacacaaagcaaagtcagactcctcggcgccagcaggagccaacacaaaggaggtgaacgagcagctcgagaccgcccatcgatcagggaaccgctccagtattggagaaatcgaaccaagcgattgggacaaagtccaatcacttgggaccaggtacagggtccgccccgaaaggcgggaagcccctgggaactataagagttgagccccaagttcaaatcgctctcttcacctcttcttcctgcccgggtcacccagcaacacgaaccaacattgaccgtgaccggtgcagtgacccccgacaaagtaagtctcaagtcaacgctcgctacgagataggcgctcctagctaccagtccgtaccaacttcgaatcccgcagactcagaacccgaacgaaaggccatttgttcccctgacctggtgggccagtccgaagttaagtataggcctgttagttgtagaagttgcTTAGACACTCTCGGCTCCGGCTCCAAGATGGCCAAACGCACCAAGAAGGTGGGGATCGTGGGGAAATACGGCACCCGGTACGGAGCCTCCCTCCGCAAAATGGTGAAGAAGATCGAGATCAGTCAGCACGCCAAATGCACCTGCCCCTTCTGCGGCAAGACAAAGATGGAACGCAGAGCAGTCGGGATCTGGCATTGTGGATCTTGCATGAAAAGAGTGGCTGGAGGAGCCTGGGCCTACAACACCACCTCGGCCGTCACCATGAAGTCTGCAATTCGCCGTCTGCGGGAGCTgaaggatcagtgagcactggtcaTGGAATCAACACCTTCCAGAGGTTTATGTATCAGCAAACTTGTTAATAAAATGTTAAAGGCAAAAAaaaagaagtagcttagacgtagaatttgtgcatgagtagcgattactgtgtataataaatgtgctttgatttgaatcttactaatcggtgtattgagttattgatcattactcggacttgaacctcgtgatggtatcataaagatac contains:
- the LOC140396727 gene encoding large ribosomal subunit protein eL43-like, yielding MAKRTKKVGIVGKYGTRYGASLRKMVKKIEISQHAKCTCPFCGKTKMERRAVGIWHCGSCMKRVAGGAWAYNTTSAVTMKSAIRRLRELKDQ